The following proteins are encoded in a genomic region of Bosea beijingensis:
- a CDS encoding DUF930 domain-containing protein — translation MPSPGLPIAAILHAALLAWLASVAIQTFENVPIAEQSVEVELQTPEEFEALTRPKRPPVVAPALAAPVLPDAPPKPDEPAPSPQPPAPSPPKATVEADGMIHPPRMLSQRVLADPRSRETVALLPRLAPDERVEQLCGLEAMGQIHDWQRDFEPDRVTAYALASTKLSDRVLTAEGAAFRSKRHWYGLRFSCTVSADLKRVTAFAFHVGEPIPRERWEALGLPAVH, via the coding sequence ATGCCATCTCCGGGCCTGCCGATTGCCGCGATCCTGCATGCGGCGCTGCTGGCCTGGCTGGCCTCGGTCGCGATCCAGACTTTCGAAAACGTTCCGATCGCCGAGCAAAGCGTCGAGGTCGAGCTGCAGACGCCGGAGGAGTTCGAGGCTCTGACCCGGCCGAAGCGGCCGCCGGTCGTCGCCCCCGCACTTGCGGCGCCGGTGCTGCCGGACGCTCCACCAAAGCCGGACGAGCCGGCTCCGTCGCCGCAGCCGCCCGCTCCGAGCCCGCCGAAAGCCACCGTCGAAGCGGATGGCATGATCCACCCGCCGCGCATGCTGTCTCAGCGGGTGCTGGCCGATCCGCGCAGCCGCGAGACCGTTGCCCTGCTACCGCGCCTCGCACCGGACGAGCGCGTCGAACAGCTCTGCGGGCTGGAGGCGATGGGCCAGATCCATGATTGGCAGCGCGATTTCGAGCCGGATCGCGTCACTGCCTATGCATTGGCCAGTACCAAGCTTTCGGACCGGGTACTGACGGCCGAGGGCGCAGCCTTTCGCAGCAAGCGGCACTGGTACGGGTTGCGCTTCTCCTGCACCGTCTCGGCCGACCTGAAGCGCGTCACGGCCTTCGCCTTCCATGTCGGCGAGCCGATCCCGCGGGAACGCTGGGAGGCGCTGGGCCTGCCCGCCGTGCATTGA
- a CDS encoding SPFH domain-containing protein, translating into MDLSGFNIAVIVIVALVILTIARGVRTVPQGYNYTVERFGRYSRTLSAGLGLIWPWIDRIGHKVNVMEQVLDIPSQEAITKDNAGVRIDAAAFYQVLDAAKACYEVSSLNDALMVLTMTNIRTVVGSMDLDQLLSHRDEINERLLRVMDAAASPWGVKVTRIEIRDILPPADIAGAMNRQMKAEREKRAAVLEAEGLRQAEILKAEGAKQSQILAAEGRKEAALRDAEARERLAQAEAAATAMVSEAIGKGDIQAANFLIAERYTDALKSIASSHNSKVVIVPIEAASLAGTVGGIAQLTKAVFGEDATAQRRNGAGSVPVSGRTSG; encoded by the coding sequence ATGGACTTGTCGGGCTTCAACATCGCCGTGATCGTCATCGTGGCGCTGGTCATCCTGACGATCGCACGCGGTGTTCGCACCGTTCCCCAAGGCTACAACTACACCGTCGAGCGCTTCGGCCGCTATTCGCGGACGCTGAGCGCCGGCCTCGGGCTGATCTGGCCCTGGATCGACCGTATCGGCCACAAGGTGAATGTCATGGAGCAGGTGCTCGACATTCCCTCGCAGGAGGCGATCACCAAGGACAATGCCGGCGTACGCATCGACGCCGCTGCCTTCTACCAGGTGCTCGACGCCGCCAAGGCTTGCTACGAGGTGTCGTCGCTCAACGATGCGCTGATGGTCCTGACCATGACCAATATCCGCACCGTCGTCGGCTCGATGGACCTCGACCAGTTGCTCTCGCATCGCGACGAGATCAACGAGCGGCTGCTGCGGGTGATGGACGCCGCCGCCTCGCCCTGGGGGGTCAAGGTCACGCGCATCGAGATCCGGGACATTCTGCCGCCGGCCGATATCGCCGGCGCGATGAACCGGCAGATGAAGGCCGAACGTGAAAAGCGCGCCGCCGTGCTCGAAGCGGAAGGCCTGCGGCAGGCGGAGATTCTGAAGGCTGAAGGCGCCAAGCAGTCCCAGATTCTTGCCGCGGAGGGGCGCAAGGAAGCGGCGCTGCGCGATGCCGAAGCCCGCGAGCGGCTGGCGCAGGCCGAAGCAGCGGCGACGGCCATGGTCTCCGAGGCGATCGGCAAGGGCGATATCCAGGCCGCGAACTTCCTGATCGCCGAGCGCTATACCGATGCGCTGAAATCGATCGCGTCGAGCCATAACAGCAAGGTCGTGATCGTACCGATCGAGGCCGCTTCGCTTGCCGGCACGGTCGGCGGCATCGCGCAGCTCACCAAGGCCGTGTTCGGCGAGGACGCAACGGCGCAACGCCGCAACGGGGCCGGTTCGGTGCCGGTCTCCGGGCGCACGAGCGGCTGA
- a CDS encoding carboxypeptidase regulatory-like domain-containing protein, with amino-acid sequence MRIGIVAATVLVGAIMTGCVERKPATVAFSTEEAAFIKKSGTGVITGHAFRTKPSGVVVNAAGQVVRLIPATAFARERFANFYGKGKYVPHSGYPREDEVDPAYSEYTRTTKAEANGRFAFDKVAPGSYFLTTQVIWGEETAFTREGGSVYDSVTLTGKETEPVQVILSGN; translated from the coding sequence ATGAGGATCGGGATCGTCGCGGCGACCGTGCTGGTCGGCGCCATCATGACAGGCTGCGTCGAGCGCAAGCCGGCGACCGTGGCCTTCTCCACCGAGGAGGCCGCCTTCATCAAGAAGAGCGGCACCGGCGTCATCACCGGCCATGCCTTCCGGACCAAGCCGAGCGGTGTGGTCGTTAACGCCGCCGGCCAGGTCGTGCGCCTGATCCCCGCCACGGCCTTTGCCCGCGAGCGCTTCGCCAATTTCTACGGCAAGGGGAAATATGTCCCCCATAGTGGCTATCCGCGCGAGGACGAGGTCGACCCCGCCTATTCGGAATACACCCGCACGACCAAGGCCGAGGCCAATGGCCGCTTCGCTTTCGACAAGGTCGCGCCCGGCAGCTATTTCCTGACCACTCAGGTGATCTGGGGCGAGGAAACCGCCTTCACCCGCGAGGGCGGCTCGGTCTATGACAGCGTCACGCTGACGGGCAAGGAAACCGAACCCGTTCAGGTCATCCTCTCCGGCAACTGA
- a CDS encoding winged helix-turn-helix domain-containing protein, which produces MPPRPRKPTPLPVEQARRLWLKAQRLDRRDPFGAGPEAARAAIEHLGYVQIDTINVIERCHHHILYARIPAYRRADLAHLQSVGKSVFEYWTHALAYVPTRDIRYFLPAMKAHREEPKRWSAVGARDETRKLLRRIRKDGALSIRDIEEELIEKAHLWASKKPSKGLLERAFYDGELAISARAGMVKTYELFDRHFQWEKKPTPANERQITAYLLDRALTSQGLVSLDSICHLDAPSKKAVAELIAARVKRKDLVPVAVEGAGKTQHWASPAALEPLAAPDETLIHILSPFDPLMIQRKRAKLLLDYAHVFEAYLPKEKRAYGYFGLPVLAGERVVAVLDLKTDRAAGKLLMQQWTWLDGCETPALKAAIEEELQRFERFQLALDEVAVEPAPEITKMPA; this is translated from the coding sequence ATGCCTCCGCGCCCACGCAAGCCGACCCCGCTTCCTGTCGAACAGGCCCGCCGCCTCTGGCTGAAGGCGCAACGGCTTGATCGGCGCGATCCGTTCGGGGCTGGGCCGGAAGCCGCGCGCGCCGCGATCGAGCATCTCGGCTATGTCCAGATCGACACGATCAACGTGATCGAGCGCTGTCACCACCATATCCTCTACGCCCGCATCCCGGCCTATCGCCGGGCCGATCTGGCGCATCTGCAATCGGTCGGGAAGAGCGTCTTCGAATACTGGACGCATGCGCTGGCCTATGTACCCACCCGCGACATCCGCTATTTCCTGCCGGCGATGAAGGCGCATCGCGAGGAGCCGAAGCGCTGGTCGGCGGTCGGCGCCCGAGACGAGACGCGCAAGCTGCTCCGCCGCATCCGCAAGGACGGGGCGCTTTCGATCCGCGACATCGAGGAGGAGCTGATCGAGAAGGCGCATCTCTGGGCCAGCAAGAAGCCGTCCAAGGGGCTGCTGGAACGGGCCTTCTACGATGGCGAGCTGGCGATCTCGGCGCGGGCCGGCATGGTCAAGACATACGAGCTATTCGATCGGCACTTCCAGTGGGAGAAGAAGCCGACGCCGGCAAACGAACGACAGATCACCGCCTATCTGCTCGACCGGGCGCTGACGTCACAGGGGCTGGTCAGCCTCGATTCGATCTGCCATCTCGACGCGCCCTCGAAGAAGGCGGTGGCGGAACTGATCGCCGCGCGCGTCAAGCGCAAGGACCTCGTTCCGGTCGCGGTGGAAGGCGCCGGCAAGACGCAGCACTGGGCCTCCCCCGCCGCGCTCGAGCCGCTCGCGGCGCCGGACGAGACGCTGATTCATATCCTCTCGCCCTTCGATCCGCTGATGATCCAGCGCAAGCGGGCGAAACTCCTGCTCGATTACGCCCATGTCTTCGAGGCCTATCTGCCGAAGGAGAAGCGTGCCTATGGCTATTTCGGCCTGCCGGTTCTCGCGGGCGAGCGCGTCGTCGCGGTGCTCGACCTCAAGACCGACCGGGCGGCCGGCAAGCTCCTGATGCAGCAATGGACATGGCTCGACGGCTGCGAGACACCGGCGCTGAAGGCGGCGATCGAGGAGGAGTTGCAGCGCTTCGAGCGCTTCCAGCTCGCGCTCGACGAGGTGGCGGTGGAGCCCGCGCCCGAGATCACAAAAATGCCGGCTTGA
- a CDS encoding peptidylprolyl isomerase — protein sequence MSSVRFIAVLGFALLAGPAFAQSDKVVAKVDGIAITEKDVQLATEDLGERLAQLPEERKRDEVINYLVDLKLGAKAAAEAKIGDTPDFAARLAYYREKVLLDEYLTREGKKAVTAEAAKKLFDDTTKAMAPEEEVNARHILVEDEAQAKAAVERLKKGEDFAKVAAELSKDPGSGKEGGDLGWFTKDRMVPEFAEAAFKLKKGEISEPVKSQFGWHVIKLEDKRSKPLPDFAAVKPQIDQYLERKAQQDLVLAMREKAKVERLDKPAAPAAPAPDAAKPAEPKKN from the coding sequence ATGAGCTCAGTCCGTTTCATTGCCGTCCTCGGCTTCGCGCTGCTGGCGGGCCCGGCCTTCGCCCAGTCCGACAAGGTCGTCGCCAAGGTCGACGGCATCGCGATCACCGAGAAGGACGTCCAGCTCGCAACCGAGGATCTAGGCGAGCGCCTGGCCCAGCTCCCCGAGGAGCGCAAGCGCGACGAGGTCATCAACTATCTCGTCGACCTCAAGCTCGGCGCAAAGGCCGCGGCCGAGGCCAAGATCGGAGACACCCCCGATTTCGCCGCCCGCCTCGCCTATTACCGCGAGAAGGTGCTGCTCGACGAATACCTGACCCGCGAGGGCAAGAAGGCCGTCACCGCCGAGGCCGCCAAGAAGCTCTTCGACGACACCACCAAGGCGATGGCGCCCGAGGAAGAGGTCAATGCCCGCCACATCCTCGTCGAGGACGAGGCGCAGGCCAAGGCCGCGGTCGAGCGGCTGAAGAAGGGCGAGGATTTCGCCAAGGTTGCGGCCGAACTCTCCAAGGACCCGGGCTCGGGCAAGGAGGGCGGCGATCTCGGCTGGTTCACCAAGGACCGCATGGTGCCTGAATTCGCCGAAGCCGCGTTCAAGCTGAAGAAGGGCGAGATTTCCGAGCCGGTGAAGAGCCAGTTCGGCTGGCATGTCATCAAGCTCGAGGACAAGCGCTCCAAGCCGCTGCCGGATTTCGCCGCCGTGAAGCCGCAGATCGACCAGTATCTCGAGCGCAAGGCCCAGCAGGACCTCGTCCTCGCCATGCGCGAGAAGGCCAAGGTCGAGCGTCTCGACAAGCCGGCAGCGCCTGCCGCCCCGGCTCCGGACGCCGCCAAACCGGCCGAGCCGAAGAAGAACTGA
- the mutT gene encoding 8-oxo-dGTP diphosphatase MutT has translation MKLLLVVACALIDADNRVLVTQRPEGKALAGLWEFPGGKLEAGERPEPALIRELSEELGITVKEDCLAPLTFASYAYPEFHLLMPLYICRRWQGTPMSREGQALKWVRPGKLRDLAMPPADEPLIPPLIDLLGT, from the coding sequence GTGAAGCTGCTTCTCGTCGTCGCCTGCGCCCTGATCGATGCCGATAACCGCGTCCTCGTCACCCAGCGCCCGGAAGGCAAGGCGCTGGCGGGCCTGTGGGAATTCCCCGGCGGCAAGCTCGAAGCCGGCGAGCGGCCGGAACCGGCATTGATCCGCGAGCTCTCCGAGGAGCTCGGCATCACCGTGAAGGAGGATTGCCTCGCGCCGCTGACCTTCGCGAGCTACGCCTATCCCGAATTCCACCTGCTGATGCCGCTCTATATCTGCCGGCGCTGGCAGGGCACGCCCATGTCCCGCGAGGGCCAGGCGCTGAAATGGGTTCGCCCCGGCAAGCTACGCGATCTCGCCATGCCGCCCGCCGACGAGCCGCTGATCCCGCCCTTGATCGACCTGCTCGGCACCTGA
- a CDS encoding CAP domain-containing protein: MPSLFRRAAASRAMTCPAALAGALAVLGVAGCAEPQRQAQPAFYRDLGSASAQVDTEQARAMISAYRLNAGLGTLVLDPALVEAARREAAAMAGSDKPAQAEAVKARLVRDGQAGAEANLSAGYRRLAEAFSGWRDSPQHDRVMKDAKAKRMGIATAYAPGSKYQVYWALIVAP, from the coding sequence ATGCCCAGCCTTTTCCGCCGTGCCGCGGCCTCGCGCGCGATGACCTGCCCGGCCGCTCTTGCCGGCGCGCTTGCCGTCCTCGGCGTTGCCGGCTGTGCCGAGCCGCAGCGCCAGGCACAGCCGGCCTTCTATCGCGATCTCGGCTCGGCCTCGGCGCAGGTCGATACGGAACAGGCGCGGGCGATGATCTCGGCCTATCGCCTCAATGCCGGGCTCGGCACCCTCGTGCTCGATCCCGCATTGGTCGAGGCCGCCCGGCGCGAAGCCGCAGCGATGGCAGGCTCGGACAAGCCGGCCCAGGCCGAGGCCGTCAAGGCGCGCCTTGTCCGCGACGGGCAGGCAGGGGCCGAGGCCAATCTCTCGGCCGGCTATCGCCGCCTGGCCGAGGCCTTCTCGGGCTGGCGGGATTCGCCGCAGCATGATCGCGTCATGAAGGACGCGAAGGCGAAGCGCATGGGCATTGCGACAGCCTATGCGCCCGGCTCGAAATATCAGGTCTATTGGGCGCTGATCGTCGCGCCGTAG
- a CDS encoding invasion associated locus B family protein, protein MKGDEIMFKTALSAACLTILAGTAVQAASPKSLGQFGDWNAATYAKGDLARCFIMSKPSSEEPSSLRHGEVFFFVQTGDKASDTESSFQAGYDFARNSVVTVTIGDDSFRMLTEGSNAWLERLEREPALLAAMRAGSTMTLEARSLRGNVTTYQFSLAGVTAASRMLARCDTDATQS, encoded by the coding sequence ATGAAAGGAGATGAGATCATGTTCAAGACAGCGCTTTCGGCTGCCTGCCTCACCATTCTGGCAGGCACGGCCGTACAGGCGGCGAGCCCTAAATCTCTGGGGCAGTTCGGCGACTGGAACGCGGCTACTTACGCAAAGGGCGATCTGGCGCGTTGCTTCATCATGAGCAAGCCTTCGTCGGAAGAACCGTCGAGTTTGCGTCACGGCGAAGTCTTCTTCTTCGTGCAGACGGGCGATAAAGCCTCGGATACGGAATCGAGCTTCCAGGCCGGTTATGACTTCGCCCGGAATTCCGTGGTCACCGTCACGATCGGCGATGACAGCTTCCGCATGCTGACCGAGGGCAGCAATGCCTGGCTCGAACGGCTGGAACGGGAACCGGCGCTGCTCGCCGCGATGCGGGCGGGAAGCACCATGACGCTCGAAGCACGCTCGCTGCGCGGCAACGTCACGACCTATCAGTTCTCGCTCGCGGGCGTCACCGCGGCCTCGCGCATGCTGGCGCGCTGCGATACGGACGCGACGCAGAGCTGA
- a CDS encoding DMT family transporter produces MAITAPEASAAPEPSHGFIATHLLVTAFFWGSSFLFIKLMAGQVSPFAIAAGRGLLGAVSLSLWLLWLGQSPLPRRHEIRHWLMLGATNGWIPNILIAYALIQLASGPAAMIQAAGPLVTAIVAHLIFAEERLSGRRLGGILIGLAGVALLIGPRLFEGGATSLSVLAMAASMLSYAAGNIYVRAVPAPAGDPMRLALGQQVVSGLSASLLALLLAGPAAFLPLRDHWAAMLALGVVCTAIPMTVFMRLIRAAGPTRAAMTGYLVPTVAAVMGMLVLGETLELRQIAAGCIILIGVFLVTMAPRRVGAA; encoded by the coding sequence ATGGCGATTACCGCTCCTGAGGCTTCGGCCGCGCCCGAGCCGAGCCACGGCTTCATCGCCACCCATCTGCTCGTCACGGCCTTCTTCTGGGGCTCCAGCTTCCTGTTCATCAAGCTGATGGCCGGACAGGTCTCGCCCTTCGCCATCGCGGCGGGGCGCGGCCTGCTCGGCGCGGTCTCGCTCTCGCTCTGGCTGCTTTGGCTCGGCCAGAGCCCATTGCCGCGCCGTCATGAGATCCGCCACTGGCTGATGCTCGGCGCGACCAATGGCTGGATACCCAATATCCTGATCGCCTACGCCCTGATCCAGCTCGCAAGCGGCCCGGCGGCGATGATCCAGGCGGCTGGCCCGCTGGTCACGGCGATCGTCGCCCATCTGATCTTCGCCGAGGAGCGCCTGAGCGGACGGCGGCTCGGCGGCATCCTGATCGGGCTCGCCGGCGTCGCCCTGCTGATCGGCCCGCGCCTCTTCGAAGGCGGCGCTACGAGCCTCAGCGTGCTGGCCATGGCCGCGAGCATGCTGAGCTATGCGGCGGGCAATATCTATGTCCGGGCGGTGCCGGCGCCGGCCGGTGATCCGATGCGCCTCGCGCTCGGCCAGCAGGTCGTCTCCGGCCTCAGCGCCTCGTTGCTGGCGCTGCTCTTAGCCGGGCCGGCGGCCTTTCTGCCGCTGCGCGATCATTGGGCCGCCATGCTCGCCCTTGGGGTCGTCTGCACGGCCATCCCGATGACCGTGTTCATGCGCCTGATCCGCGCCGCCGGCCCGACGCGCGCGGCGATGACCGGTTATCTCGTGCCGACGGTCGCCGCTGTCATGGGCATGCTCGTTCTCGGCGAAACACTGGAGTTGCGGCAGATCGCCGCCGGCTGCATCATCCTGATCGGCGTCTTCCTGGTGACGATGGCGCCGCGTCGGGTGGGGGCTGCATGA
- the argJ gene encoding bifunctional glutamate N-acetyltransferase/amino-acid acetyltransferase ArgJ, whose protein sequence is MAGKDVPVSPLAPKRQPKVPPIPGVRFATAEAGIRYKGRQDVWFALLDEGTQVAGVFTRSKCPSAPVDWCRENLKQGSARAVVVNSGNANAFTGLKGRDAVKLTAEIAAKAAGCKPHEVFIASTGVIGEPLDATKFKGVLDECARRAADGPWIDAARAIMTTDTFPKALTRKAKIDGKEVVIAGIAKGAGMIAPDMATMLSFVFTDASIAAPVLQALLSKGVKGSFNAVTVDSDTSTSDTLMLFATGKAAARSVPAITEINDPRLSGFKRALNSILLELAHLVCKDGEGARKFVEVRVTGAASARSAKRVALSIANSPLVKTAIAGEDANWGRVVMAVGKAGEPADRDRLDIGFGDIVVAKQGARAPSYDEVAVSDYMKGDNIVITADLGLGRGKATVWTCDLTKAYVEINGDYRS, encoded by the coding sequence ATGGCCGGCAAGGATGTCCCCGTTTCCCCGCTCGCGCCGAAGCGCCAGCCCAAGGTTCCGCCGATCCCGGGCGTGCGCTTTGCCACCGCCGAGGCCGGCATCCGCTACAAGGGCCGCCAGGACGTCTGGTTCGCGCTGCTCGACGAGGGCACGCAGGTCGCCGGCGTCTTCACGCGCTCGAAATGCCCCTCCGCCCCGGTCGACTGGTGCCGCGAGAACCTGAAGCAGGGTTCGGCCCGCGCCGTGGTCGTCAATTCCGGCAATGCCAACGCCTTCACCGGTCTGAAGGGCCGTGACGCGGTCAAGCTCACCGCCGAGATCGCCGCCAAGGCTGCCGGCTGCAAGCCCCACGAGGTCTTCATCGCCTCGACCGGCGTGATCGGCGAGCCGCTCGACGCGACCAAGTTCAAGGGCGTGCTCGACGAATGTGCCAGGCGCGCCGCCGATGGCCCCTGGATCGACGCCGCCCGCGCGATCATGACCACCGACACCTTCCCGAAGGCCCTGACCCGCAAGGCCAAGATCGACGGCAAGGAGGTCGTCATCGCCGGCATCGCCAAGGGCGCCGGCATGATCGCGCCGGACATGGCGACGATGCTCTCCTTCGTCTTCACCGACGCCTCGATCGCCGCCCCGGTCCTGCAGGCTCTGCTCTCCAAGGGCGTGAAGGGCTCGTTCAACGCCGTCACCGTCGACAGCGACACCTCGACCTCGGACACGCTGATGCTGTTCGCGACCGGCAAGGCCGCCGCGCGCAGCGTGCCGGCGATCACCGAAATCAACGATCCCCGCCTGTCCGGCTTCAAGCGCGCGCTGAATTCGATCCTGCTGGAGCTCGCCCATCTCGTCTGCAAGGACGGCGAAGGCGCCCGCAAATTCGTCGAGGTGCGCGTTACCGGCGCGGCGTCCGCCCGCTCGGCCAAGCGCGTCGCGCTCTCCATCGCCAACTCGCCGCTGGTCAAGACCGCCATCGCCGGCGAGGACGCCAATTGGGGCCGTGTCGTCATGGCCGTCGGCAAGGCCGGCGAGCCCGCGGACCGCGACAGGCTCGATATCGGCTTCGGCGACATCGTCGTGGCGAAGCAGGGCGCGCGCGCGCCGTCCTATGACGAGGTCGCGGTCTCCGACTACATGAAGGGCGACAATATCGTCATCACCGCCGATCTCGGGCTGGGACGCGGCAAGGCTACGGTCTGGACCTGCGACCTGACCAAGGCCTATGTCGAAATCAATGGCGATTACCGCTCCTGA
- a CDS encoding DUF3772 domain-containing protein, which yields MTTRRTRASFSSLRGFLALCLMLVAMAFAVAGTSLAQTAAEPGSLRARLDGVRADLAQIETTMASPSPSDAELQRQRLRLQPSLDQLRLIIDEQTPRVDQAKLRLEQLGPKPEASAPAESAEITRDREARAKAFADADETLKLAKASLLQAEQLQSSIGDKRREIFARELFAAGPSVANPEVWGNAIATAPEDLRASGYIFGGWLEGVRDAFSGTRGAVVAFALMGAILLYVARARYLPRFKARFSHTQDTGNLHCLYVALAHIIAGAAPPVLASWLIYKALNTTGLLPPRIQPVIWAVVVGLAFFAFVQALADALFAPSSPQRRLVKVMDTTARSVVWIASSLAAVMSVGKVFEAWLQAIAAGLAISIIVKAFFAILFALALIAGLYQIRDDEEVEEEACLGPYVPVDGASLGPVRILGWIIGFSIIAATLGGYVIFAAFLAEQALWVGIVACLFLLVFQFIDLGIPRLFGGKGRFALTLKAGMGLRSATLDKISVIGVGMLKLLLIAVTLLLVLAPWGLESSDFLVSLRAAFFGFQVGGVTVSLSTIVVGAIVFAIGIGATRAMQRWLENQFLPTTALDPGLRNSITTAAGYIGYIAAAAITVTAVGLSLERLTLVASALSVGIGFGLQSVVSNFVSGLILLWERPIRVGDQVLVGDIEGIVKRINVRSTEIATFDRATVIVPNSNLISGVVRNRVRNDRTGRVLIALTVPRSLDAGQVRAMLSEVASNHGDVMQKPPPAVMFKKLGTTTMDFELICVVGDVEITGRVNSDLNFAIHKRLAEMEPAAPVPELMVRGLEGVEHSLGSIADAVGQRDGGRSRTKRDVPKPAPAASARRARKPVVAEEPEEEEAEANKPASAPAPEPAKDDSKE from the coding sequence ATGACAACGCGCAGGACGCGAGCGTCGTTTTCGAGCCTGAGGGGCTTCCTGGCACTCTGCCTGATGCTCGTCGCCATGGCTTTTGCCGTGGCCGGCACATCCCTGGCGCAAACCGCGGCGGAGCCGGGCAGCCTTCGCGCCCGGCTGGATGGCGTCCGCGCCGATCTCGCCCAGATCGAAACGACGATGGCCTCGCCCAGCCCGAGCGACGCCGAATTGCAGCGGCAGCGCCTGCGCCTGCAGCCCTCGCTCGATCAATTGCGCCTGATCATCGACGAGCAGACGCCACGCGTCGATCAGGCCAAGCTCCGGCTCGAGCAACTCGGTCCCAAGCCCGAAGCCAGTGCCCCGGCCGAGAGCGCCGAGATCACGCGCGACCGCGAGGCGCGGGCCAAGGCCTTCGCCGATGCGGACGAGACGCTGAAGCTCGCCAAGGCCTCGCTGCTCCAGGCGGAGCAATTGCAGAGCAGCATCGGCGACAAGCGTCGGGAAATCTTTGCGAGGGAGCTGTTCGCCGCCGGTCCATCCGTGGCGAATCCGGAGGTCTGGGGCAACGCGATCGCGACGGCGCCCGAAGACCTGCGCGCCTCCGGCTATATCTTCGGCGGCTGGCTGGAGGGCGTCCGCGACGCCTTCTCCGGCACGCGCGGGGCCGTGGTCGCCTTCGCCCTGATGGGCGCGATCCTGCTCTACGTCGCGCGGGCGCGCTATCTGCCGCGCTTCAAGGCGCGCTTCAGCCACACGCAGGACACCGGCAACCTGCACTGCCTCTATGTCGCGCTTGCCCATATCATAGCCGGTGCGGCGCCGCCGGTGCTGGCGAGCTGGCTGATCTACAAGGCCCTCAACACGACGGGGCTGCTGCCGCCGCGCATCCAGCCGGTGATCTGGGCGGTGGTCGTCGGTCTCGCCTTCTTCGCCTTCGTGCAGGCGCTGGCCGATGCGCTGTTCGCGCCGTCGAGTCCGCAGCGTCGTCTCGTCAAGGTGATGGATACGACCGCGCGCAGCGTCGTCTGGATCGCAAGCTCGCTCGCGGCGGTGATGTCCGTCGGCAAGGTCTTCGAGGCCTGGCTGCAGGCCATCGCCGCGGGCCTTGCCATCTCGATCATCGTGAAGGCGTTCTTCGCCATCCTGTTCGCGCTCGCCCTGATCGCCGGGCTCTACCAGATCCGCGATGACGAAGAGGTCGAGGAGGAGGCCTGTCTCGGCCCCTATGTCCCGGTGGACGGTGCGAGTCTGGGGCCGGTGCGCATCCTCGGCTGGATCATCGGCTTCTCGATCATCGCCGCGACTCTCGGTGGCTATGTCATCTTCGCCGCCTTCCTGGCCGAGCAGGCGCTCTGGGTCGGTATCGTCGCCTGCCTGTTCCTGCTGGTCTTCCAGTTCATCGATCTCGGCATTCCCCGCCTGTTCGGCGGCAAGGGCCGTTTCGCGCTGACGCTCAAGGCCGGCATGGGCCTGCGGAGCGCGACGCTCGACAAGATCTCGGTCATCGGCGTCGGCATGCTGAAGCTCCTGCTGATCGCGGTGACGCTGCTGCTCGTGCTCGCGCCCTGGGGGCTGGAATCGAGCGATTTCCTGGTGTCGCTGCGGGCCGCCTTCTTCGGTTTCCAGGTCGGCGGCGTCACGGTCTCGCTCTCGACCATCGTCGTCGGCGCGATCGTCTTCGCGATCGGCATCGGCGCGACGCGGGCGATGCAGCGCTGGCTCGAGAACCAGTTTCTGCCGACGACGGCGCTCGACCCGGGTCTGCGCAACTCGATCACCACGGCGGCCGGCTATATCGGCTATATCGCGGCGGCGGCGATCACGGTCACGGCGGTGGGCCTCAGCCTGGAGCGCCTGACGCTGGTGGCGTCGGCGCTGTCGGTCGGTATCGGTTTCGGCCTGCAATCGGTCGTGTCGAACTTCGTCTCGGGCCTGATCCTGCTCTGGGAGCGTCCGATCCGGGTCGGCGACCAGGTGCTGGTCGGCGATATCGAGGGCATCGTCAAGCGCATCAACGTCCGCTCGACGGAGATCGCGACCTTCGACCGGGCGACGGTGATCGTCCCGAACTCGAACCTGATCTCGGGTGTGGTGCGCAACCGCGTCCGCAACGACCGGACCGGGCGCGTGCTGATCGCGCTTACCGTACCGCGCTCGCTCGATGCCGGCCAGGTCAGGGCGATGCTGTCCGAAGTCGCCTCGAACCATGGCGACGTCATGCAGAAGCCGCCGCCGGCGGTGATGTTCAAGAAGCTCGGCACCACGACGATGGATTTCGAGCTGATTTGCGTGGTCGGCGATGTCGAGATCACCGGACGGGTCAACAGCGACCTGAATTTCGCGATCCACAAGCGCCTCGCCGAAATGGAGCCGGCTGCTCCGGTTCCGGAGCTGATGGTGCGCGGGCTCGAGGGCGTCGAGCATTCGCTCGGCAGCATCGCCGACGCCGTTGGACAGCGCGACGGTGGGCGCAGCCGCACGAAGCGGGACGTGCCGAAACCGGCTCCGGCCGCGTCGGCACGCCGCGCGCGCAAGCCGGTCGTGGCGGAGGAGCCCGAGGAGGAAGAGGCCGAGGCCAACAAGCCCGCTTCCGCCCCGGCGCCCGAGCCGGCCAAGGATGACAGCAAGGAATGA